The genomic region TGCATGTGACCGTTAGCAACTGCCTGGTCAATAGACTTAACCGCCTGCTTGTAGGTCTGAACTGCCAGCTCTTTATTGCCTTCTGCAAGAGCCTTTTCGTACTTTTTAATGGTAGTTTTGAGTTCAGAAATAGTCATTTTATTCTGCAATGTTTTCTTAGCGGCTACGAGAACACGCTTTTTTGCGGACTTAATGTTCGGCAAG from Oscillospiraceae bacterium harbors:
- a CDS encoding 30S ribosomal protein S20: MPNIKSAKKRVLVAAKKTLQNKMTISELKTTIKKYEKALAEGNKELAVQTYKQAVKSIDQAVANGHMHKNTAARRKSLFTRKLNAMN